One genomic window of Lepeophtheirus salmonis chromosome 5, UVic_Lsal_1.4, whole genome shotgun sequence includes the following:
- the LOC121118492 gene encoding uncharacterized protein: MSLIMIIIFILVSTFEMSSTMDVEKLSLPKLDEEIKNLAQGKEVDTLFHIYEHLLTSPLGEENTNVTQWTGFTVDDQTFALSKPTDTVDPIYGDPVTQKLILGAQVSNGKVNHEDPAISGEGLKIKMLNGKEINLVKKDGKLMANDMPVKNVFSSANATIFVLEYFLFVSDSDICEGIDRIQKKEGVVHTPWGSHPYEEK, encoded by the exons ATGTCTttgataatgattattatattcattctaGTATCAACGTTTGAGATGTCGTCTACAATGGATGTTGAAAAGCTATCTCTTCCTAAGTTGGATGAGGAGATTAAAAACTTGGCTCAAGGAAAAGAAGTGGACACTTTATTCCATATCTACGAACATTTACTAACCTCTCCACTAGGAGAAGAAAATACCAATg TGACACAATGGACTGGCTTTACGGTTGATGATCAAACATTTGCTTTGTCTAAACCCACGGATACGGTGGATCCTATTTATGGGGATCCTGTAacacaaaaactaattttaggAGCTCAAGTCTCTAATGGAAAGGTGAATCACGAGGATCCTGCAATTAGTGGAGAGGGTTTGaagattaaaatgttaaatggaAAGGAAATTAATCTTGTTAAAAAGGATG GGAAACTCATGGCAAATGACATGCcagtcaaaaatgtatttagctCTGCAAATGCCACCATATTTGTTTTAGAATATTTCCTATTTGTATCAGATTCTGACATTTGTGAAGGAATTGATCGGATACAGAAGAAGGAAGGTGTTGTTCATACTCCATGGGGATCTCA cCCATATGAGGAAAAATGA